A stretch of Edaphobacter lichenicola DNA encodes these proteins:
- a CDS encoding ABC transporter permease — MTLNRAAIWRPLRRILLTLPVLWVVVSVVFLLIHLVPGDPIVQMLGEGATASDIDALRHAYGLDAPLGQQYAHYWHGILHADLGQSLRLHDSVVHLVLQRYPYTLALTAAALLIGIALSIPAGIASALHRSRWQDRVLGVASLVGLSFPNFALGPILILVFSIQFGWLPVSGAGTGDATSFVLHLILPAITLGLSLAAILTRMVRTAMLEELNQDYIRTARAKGLTQNAVVYRHALRNALIPVLTVIGLQFGSLLAGAIVTETIFSWPGIGRLTLSAISNRDYALVQGCILAVGLTYVVVNLLTDIAYTVANPRMRAE; from the coding sequence GTGACTCTGAATCGCGCGGCCATCTGGCGACCACTCCGCCGTATCCTCCTCACCCTTCCGGTCCTGTGGGTGGTGGTTTCGGTGGTCTTCCTCCTCATCCACCTCGTTCCCGGCGACCCGATCGTCCAGATGCTTGGCGAAGGCGCCACTGCTTCCGACATCGACGCACTCCGCCACGCTTATGGTCTCGACGCCCCACTTGGCCAGCAGTACGCCCACTACTGGCATGGCATTCTGCACGCCGACCTTGGCCAATCCCTGCGGCTGCACGACTCGGTCGTCCACCTCGTTCTACAGCGCTATCCGTATACCCTGGCTCTCACCGCCGCGGCGCTGCTGATCGGTATAGCGCTCTCTATCCCGGCTGGTATTGCCTCGGCTCTCCATCGCAGCCGCTGGCAGGACCGCGTTCTCGGCGTGGCGTCACTCGTCGGCCTCTCCTTCCCAAACTTCGCTCTGGGGCCAATCCTTATCCTTGTCTTTTCTATTCAGTTTGGCTGGCTTCCGGTTTCGGGAGCGGGCACGGGGGACGCCACCAGCTTCGTCCTCCACCTCATCCTGCCCGCTATCACGCTCGGTCTCTCGCTGGCCGCGATCCTCACTCGGATGGTCCGTACGGCTATGCTGGAAGAGCTGAACCAGGACTACATCCGCACGGCCCGCGCCAAGGGCCTTACCCAGAACGCTGTCGTCTACCGCCACGCTCTACGCAACGCTCTGATCCCGGTTTTGACGGTTATTGGGCTGCAGTTCGGCAGTCTTCTTGCGGGTGCCATCGTAACCGAAACAATCTTCAGTTGGCCCGGGATCGGCCGGCTCACCCTGTCGGCCATCTCCAACCGCGACTATGCTCTTGTTCAAGGCTGCATTCTCGCGGTCGGGCTAACTTATGTTGTAGTGAATCTCCTGACCGACATCGCCTACACTGTAGCCAATCCGCGCATGCGCGCCGAGTAA